Below is a genomic region from Bacillota bacterium.
TGCCTCTACTACCTGTCCATGTGTGAGATCCCCTCTCTTCATCGGCACCACTCGGTCAACGATATCCCTCAACCCAATGGCATCCAGCACAGGTTTCACAACATAGACAGCATCAAGTCGCTTCAAAACCCCAGCCATGGTGCCGCCAAATGCCGCCACCGGGTGCCTTTCTCGACCATCCCGAAGCCTTCTTATGCCTTCACCCCCCCAAGAAACACTCTATTGGAGGATTTGACATCGATCCTTTATAATCCTGGTTCCGAAGATTCCGACCATGTCCCTGGATACCCCTCTTCTCATGTGCGGAAAATGGGATTTCACGATGTTTGCCATGCTAGTTGCCTCCTTTTTCATTGAATCTGTGCTCAATCATTATCGCCAAGAGCCTCCCTCACGCTAGCAAGGTTCACCTCCAACGACATGACTTTGCCAGCTGAGCTCCAGACCTATTGCTTGGTAGAGACGGGTGCTGGGTTTCACCTGTGCCTTTCACCTTGACCCCTCTCTGTTTGGATCAACCCTACGTGGCAAAGGCTTGCTGCAAATCCTAGTAATCACCCGGCTTCTCCTTTCGTTGCCAATTATAATATGTTCCTCATAGCTTGTAAATAACCTAACGCAATCATATTAGCTTTAGTGACATGGCGAGCCCATAGCCCCTGCTCTCGTTGTAAAGCCACCAACCATTTGGAATGTCAACCAAGGCCAATACATGCTTTAGATTTGCCCAGTTCTCTCTCATCTTAGTGTTGACCAAGGAGCGGCGATCCCCATCCTCCCTCCATATCCCAGAAACCTCCCGGTGGCAAAGCACCATGGCAGGGTGGTATAATATCATTCGGGACATGCCTGACCCTCTCTCGCGCCCCAGTGAGGGGCGACACTCTTGCAGGTGGTGCTAATTGTGGCGTCTTCCAAGACAGGATTAGGCGGCATGGTCGCCAAGGGGAATCCCTTCTTTTACGTAACCATTGGCCTTCTCGTCGTATGTCTAGTCTTGGGTGTTCTGGCCTTCAATTCTCCCACGGCCGATCCTGCCGCGGGAAACAACATCATAGCCATGGTCAACGACGAGCCCATCACCAAGGATGAGCTCCTGGCTGAACTGAAAAACGCCGGAGCTCAGGCGGAACTGGACAGGATGATTTCGGAACGCCTCATCATGCAGGAGGCGGCCAAGATGGGGGTAACGGTTACCGAGGACCGACTCCAGGAGGAGATCGACAAGATCAAAGAGCAGTTCTCCAGCGAGTGGGAGTATACCACGACCCTTTCCTACAGCAACATGACGGAGGATATTCTCAAAGAGAGGCTTGTCCTTAATCTCATGGTTGAGGAGATCTTGAAGGAAAGGGTAGAGGTAACCGAGGAACAGGTGAGGCAGTACTTCGAGGACAACAAGGATGACTTCGCCCAGCAAGAAGAGGTCCATGCCAGGCACATACTCCTCTCCACCGAAGAGGAGGCAATAGAGGTCAAAAGACTCCTAGACCAA
It encodes:
- a CDS encoding peptidylprolyl isomerase, encoding MVLIVASSKTGLGGMVAKGNPFFYVTIGLLVVCLVLGVLAFNSPTADPAAGNNIIAMVNDEPITKDELLAELKNAGAQAELDRMISERLIMQEAAKMGVTVTEDRLQEEIDKIKEQFSSEWEYTTTLSYSNMTEDILKERLVLNLMVEEILKERVEVTEEQVRQYFEDNKDDFAQQEEVHARHILLSTEEEAIEVKRLLDQGEDFATMAKERSTDTSNSEQGGDLGFFGRGRMAQEFEDAAFKLQIGETSNPVSTAFGYHIIKVEGKKEYAEARFDDARDDVHEILFQEALNSLAMEWLSEIRGKANIRNYLSSN